CTACGCCGCCGTCGATGCCGTCGAACAGGTGGCGCGCGAGCTGCACTTCACGGTGCGCGGCTGCAATGCGCGCGCCAACGGCATCCCGCAGGAAGAAGCCACGCGCAATGCGCTGGCCTGCTATCGCGAAGTCGCGCCGCAGGTGGACGCGGTCTACGTGACGGTACACCGCGGCATCACGCCCGACAGCGTGGCCGACGTCGCGCGGATACTGCGCCAGGCCAAGGTGCCCAGTTTTTCCATGCTCGGGTCCGAGGAAGTCAGGAAAGGCATCCTGATGAGCCTGGCCCAGGCGGATTATTCATACGTCGGCCTGTTCTATGCCGAGACCATCGCGCGCATCTTCAATGGCGCGCGGCCGCGGCAGTTGAACCAGATATGGATAGACCCGGCGAAGATCGCGCTGAACCTGGAGACCGCGCGCATCATCGGCTTCGATCCGCCTGTCGATATCCTGCTGGCGGCCGACGAGGTCTACGAGGGTCGCTGAAGCTGAACGGGCGGGCCCGGCATCCAGTCTCAGGCACCCCAGCCTCAGGCATTCCAGTCTCAGGCGCCGGGCACGCAAAGCGCCCGCCACGCGTAAACCGCGCGCAGTTTCTCCGCCACGCAGCCCGGCGTGCGCGTCCAGAGCTCCAGCAGCCGATCCGCGCCCGTGCGCCCGCTGGCCAGCACATGGTCGGCATAAGCCAGCCAGGACCGTTCGGCGGGCGGCAAGCCCTGCCCCGCGACGGCCAGCACGTCGGCGGCCAGCGCGCGCACGCGGTCGTCCTCCAGGGCCATGCGGATGGCTGTCGTGCGCATCCCGCGCAAGCGCAGCCACCCCCAGTCGCGCACCAGGTCTTCCGCCGCGTCCAGGTTGCGCAGCACGCCCAGCTGGAGGGCGGATGCCGCCATCGGCGCGCGCCCGGCGACCTCGACGCCCGCTTCGTCGCATAGCTGCCGATCGGGAAACACCGCGCCGGGCGCGCGTCCTTCGATATAGCCATCCACGCCCAGGCTGGCATACAGCGCCTCGATGCCCCCGGGACGCTCCCAGGCCGACAGCAGGTCCTGCAACGGGGGCCGGCTGGCCAGCCTGTAGCGATAGCGCGCATCCAGGAAATGCGCGAACTGGGAATACTCGAAGTGCCCGGCATGCGGTTTCAGCGTCACGGGCGCGCCGTTGTCGGCGCGGCGTCCCATCCATGACGGCGCGCGCAGGAAACGGCCCAGCGAAGGATGGCCGTCCAGGTACACGCTGGCCGCCGACTTGTATTCATCGTCGCCCTGGTCCAGCGCCAGCGGCAGGCCACGGCTGACCGTATCGGGCGCGAACATCCAGCGGAAGTAATCGCCCAGGTCGGCGAACGGCCGTTCCGGCGGCTGCTGCAGCCGGTGGTCGCCGGCGAACCGCGCATGGCGGAACATCCGGTCCCAGAGCAGCATGCGGTTTTCCTTCAGGCCGGTCACGCGGCCATCCTGCAAGGGACTATTGGCGAACAGCGCGACGAAGGCCGGCGCCAGCGCGACGATGACGTTCAGCGCGCGCGCGGCGCTTGCCACCGGCACCGCGGTACATGGTCCATTCTGTGCCTTGGCGTCGATGCCGATCCGATGCAGCCAGCCGCGATGGCGCACGAGCTCGGCGTAGATGGGACGCGGCACGCGCATGCGCAGGTAGTGCTCCGTATCGAGCGCGGCGGCCGGATGTTCGGCGGCGTTCAGCACCGCGGCATCCTCGGCGCCCAGCGCCTCGCGGACGTCCGCCAGTTCAGTGCGGACCGCCGCGGCCAGGCGGTCCAGGCCGCCGGGGCCACCCGCCACCGGCGCAAAGGCCGTTTCCAGCAGGTTGTAGCCGTTGTCGAAACCGCTTTCGCCCAGCGGCCCGGTGGCGCCGATGGCGCGGTCGCCCACCATGGTCAGGCGAATGTCCTCGCCGCGCCCGCGCTTGATGGCGGCCAGCGCCAGGGGATATCGCTCGGCCGCATGGCTGGCGCCGCTGCCGCGGCGAACCACCACCATTTCCATCTCCAGGCCGAGCCTGGCGCCCGCCGGTTCGCGCATCCCCCGCTCCCTGCCCTGACATCATCGAAGACCCGTCTCGCCAACGGACGGGGTTTTACTGATAATACGGGCTGAGCAGCCTGTCCAAAACCTGAATAAACACGGGCGCCATGCCCGAAGGTCGGCCAAACCGCCATGTCATTGCGAACGCTCCTGCGCCTGCCGCCCGTTCAGATCAATCGCCGGCCACCCGACCTGATGTATGCCGTCAACGAGCGGCCTCCCGTGGGCACGCTGCTGGGCCTGGCCGCGCAGCACACTGCCACCGCGCTGGCCTTCGTGGCCTACGTGCTGGCCACCGCGCACATCGCCAATCTTACGCAGGAAGCCACGCAGAGCCTCGTCACGGCGACCGTGCTTGGGATGGCCATCGCGACCATCCTGCAGGCCTACGGCGGCAAGCTGGGCGCGGGCGCGCTCATCATCCATCTGCCCGACCCCATCGTGATGATCGCCGCGGCGTCCGTGATCGCCGTGCAGGGCGGCGGCGTGCTGGCGGCCATCGGTCTTGCCAATGGCGTCGCGGGACTGCTCGTGGGCCAGGCCATTCCGCGCCTGCGCGCTTTCTTTCCGCCCACCATCGCTGGCGTGGTGGTATGCGTGACGGGCATTTCCCTGATCGAGCCGGCCTTCCGCCATGCCACAGGCTTCGCGCCGGCCAAGGCCATCAGCGGCTCGCGCCTGATGATAGATGGCCAGGATATCCTGATCAGCTGCACCACGCTGGCGGTCATCGTGGCCCTGTCG
This genomic interval from Bordetella genomosp. 8 contains the following:
- a CDS encoding glutamate-cysteine ligase family protein, which translates into the protein MREPAGARLGLEMEMVVVRRGSGASHAAERYPLALAAIKRGRGEDIRLTMVGDRAIGATGPLGESGFDNGYNLLETAFAPVAGGPGGLDRLAAAVRTELADVREALGAEDAAVLNAAEHPAAALDTEHYLRMRVPRPIYAELVRHRGWLHRIGIDAKAQNGPCTAVPVASAARALNVIVALAPAFVALFANSPLQDGRVTGLKENRMLLWDRMFRHARFAGDHRLQQPPERPFADLGDYFRWMFAPDTVSRGLPLALDQGDDEYKSAASVYLDGHPSLGRFLRAPSWMGRRADNGAPVTLKPHAGHFEYSQFAHFLDARYRYRLASRPPLQDLLSAWERPGGIEALYASLGVDGYIEGRAPGAVFPDRQLCDEAGVEVAGRAPMAASALQLGVLRNLDAAEDLVRDWGWLRLRGMRTTAIRMALEDDRVRALAADVLAVAGQGLPPAERSWLAYADHVLASGRTGADRLLELWTRTPGCVAEKLRAVYAWRALCVPGA